A single window of Anaerocolumna chitinilytica DNA harbors:
- a CDS encoding radical SAM/SPASM domain-containing protein: MKRFKKIYIEITNICNLNCEFCPKTQRQKAILTKEEFQHIMKEIQPYTDYVYFHVKGEPLLHPELGVFLDICKDYSLKVNITTNGTLLMKVLPELKGKEALRQVNISLHSFGGREEDKENYLLDILKASKELLNTTKANISYRFWNLSKEDDTIITGTEHKLESTIQEDTDKYLRILENEYAIEGSLNNMVAPGRGLKLTDRVYISRDYQFTWPSLIEEEDEGKGFCYGLRSHLGILSDGTLIPCCLDGEGVISLGNIYEESFESIINSPRAIRIYEGFSNRKAVEELCRKCGYRKKFGV; this comes from the coding sequence ATGAAAAGGTTTAAAAAGATTTATATAGAGATTACAAATATCTGTAATTTGAATTGCGAATTCTGTCCTAAAACACAAAGGCAGAAGGCTATTCTGACAAAAGAAGAGTTCCAACATATTATGAAAGAGATTCAGCCCTATACGGATTATGTTTATTTTCATGTGAAAGGAGAACCTTTACTGCATCCGGAACTTGGTGTATTTTTGGATATCTGCAAGGATTATAGTTTAAAGGTCAACATTACTACAAATGGTACTTTATTAATGAAAGTCTTGCCAGAGTTAAAGGGAAAGGAAGCACTAAGACAGGTTAATATTTCTCTTCACAGCTTCGGCGGAAGGGAAGAGGACAAAGAAAACTACCTTCTGGATATCCTAAAAGCTTCGAAGGAATTGTTAAATACGACAAAGGCAAATATATCTTACCGCTTTTGGAATCTAAGTAAAGAGGATGATACGATTATAACTGGTACAGAACATAAATTAGAAAGCACAATACAAGAGGATACGGACAAATATTTAAGAATCCTGGAAAATGAATATGCAATAGAAGGTTCTTTAAACAATATGGTTGCCCCCGGAAGAGGTTTAAAACTTACGGATAGGGTCTACATCAGCAGAGATTATCAATTTACCTGGCCGTCCCTTATAGAAGAAGAGGATGAAGGAAAAGGATTTTGCTATGGGTTACGAAGCCATTTGGGTATCTTATCAGATGGAACTTTAATTCCCTGCTGCCTTGACGGAGAAGGCGTGATATCTCTTGGAAACATATATGAGGAGTCTTTTGAAAGTATAATTAACAGTCCCCGTGCTATTAGAATCTATGAAGGGTTCTCTAATAGAAAAGCAGTGGAAGAGCTCTGCAGAAAATGTGGGTACCGTAAAAAGTTCGGAGTATAA
- a CDS encoding CBS domain-containing protein: MKVKDIMSTDIASVCCDDTVEKCAQLMKQHDVGSIPVCEEKKVVGIVTDRDLTLRSIAEGQDWKNQKVSDVMTKNPSLGNPDMNVRDAAEIMSREQIRRLPIVENNSLVGIVALSDISLEPSLSDRAEDTLHDISKPNHFH, from the coding sequence ATGAAAGTAAAAGATATTATGTCAACAGATATAGCAAGTGTTTGCTGTGATGATACCGTTGAGAAATGTGCTCAGCTGATGAAGCAACATGATGTGGGTTCTATTCCTGTATGCGAGGAGAAAAAAGTTGTAGGAATTGTTACAGACCGTGACTTAACCCTGCGCAGCATTGCTGAAGGACAGGATTGGAAGAATCAGAAAGTATCTGATGTTATGACAAAAAATCCTTCTTTAGGTAACCCGGATATGAATGTTAGGGATGCTGCTGAAATCATGAGCAGAGAACAGATTAGGAGACTACCCATCGTAGAAAACAATTCCCTTGTAGGAATAGTAGCTCTTAGCGATATTTCTCTGGAGCCATCGCTTTCAGACCGAGCAGAGGATACTCTGCATGATATCTCAAAGCCGAATCATTTTCACTAA
- a CDS encoding DUF4956 domain-containing protein: MFTSIIASVTGSLTIETALICTITSLVLGGIIAAIYMTQGTYTKNFILTLILLPALVQAVIMVVNGNLGAGVAVMGAFSLVRFRSIPGSSKEISSIFFAMVVGLATGMGYITYAVLITVIVGLALFLLSRFSFGEKKNTQKELRITIPENLDYTEIFDDIFNRYTKGAALTKVKTTNLGSMYELYYEIELLDIVKEKEMIDDIRCRNGNLTIICGRIQQTLNMEL, encoded by the coding sequence ATGTTTACAAGCATTATAGCTTCTGTTACAGGAAGCCTTACAATAGAAACGGCCTTAATATGCACAATAACATCACTGGTATTAGGAGGTATTATAGCTGCAATCTATATGACTCAAGGCACTTATACTAAGAACTTTATCTTAACACTTATCCTGTTACCGGCATTGGTACAGGCTGTAATTATGGTTGTTAACGGTAATCTTGGTGCCGGTGTGGCAGTTATGGGGGCTTTCAGTCTTGTACGCTTCCGTTCTATTCCTGGTAGCTCAAAAGAAATCAGCAGTATCTTCTTTGCAATGGTAGTAGGTCTAGCAACCGGAATGGGTTATATTACTTACGCTGTTTTAATTACAGTGATTGTAGGACTCGCTCTATTCCTATTATCCCGTTTCAGTTTTGGTGAAAAGAAAAACACTCAGAAAGAACTTCGCATTACGATACCTGAGAATCTTGATTATACTGAAATATTCGATGATATCTTTAATAGGTATACAAAAGGAGCTGCTCTTACCAAAGTAAAAACAACTAATCTTGGCAGCATGTATGAATTATATTATGAAATTGAGCTTTTAGATATCGTAAAAGAAAAAGAAATGATTGATGATATCCGCTGCCGAAATGGCAACCTTACTATAATCTGCGGCAGAATCCAGCAGACACTTAACATGGAATTATAA
- a CDS encoding metallophosphoesterase — MFTEQRLTQAYKTAKVEYFDKNSKYIFFSDCHRGDDSASDEFAKNQHVFLHALDYYYNNGYTYVEVGDGDELWEYTDFNHIRLAHSDVFLGMKKFANEGRLLFLFGNHNIYLRKNKYVRKNYYSFYDEYNQKRTSLFTDLTPYEAIVLKHRESGQEILVVHGHQGDLMNDQLWFISMIMLRYIWRFLHVVGLHNPASPAKNLYKRHKIEKNYKVWIRNNKRMLICGHTHRPHFPKAKELPYYNTGCCIHSKGLTGIEIINDTINLVEWRIKADDDGALNIVRTIVRGPEKICKYQKDNFPEK; from the coding sequence ATGTTTACCGAACAGCGCCTTACACAGGCTTATAAAACAGCTAAAGTGGAGTATTTTGATAAAAACTCCAAATATATATTTTTTAGTGACTGTCATCGAGGAGATGACAGCGCTTCCGATGAATTCGCCAAGAATCAGCATGTTTTCTTACATGCCTTGGATTACTATTACAACAATGGATACACCTACGTCGAAGTTGGTGACGGAGATGAATTATGGGAATATACAGACTTTAATCATATTCGTCTGGCTCACAGTGATGTGTTTCTTGGTATGAAGAAATTTGCAAATGAGGGAAGGCTGCTCTTCCTATTTGGAAATCACAATATTTATCTGAGGAAAAATAAGTATGTCAGGAAAAATTACTACAGCTTTTATGATGAGTATAATCAGAAACGAACGAGTCTTTTCACTGACCTGACCCCCTATGAAGCAATTGTACTTAAGCATAGAGAATCCGGTCAGGAAATACTTGTGGTACATGGGCATCAGGGGGACTTAATGAACGACCAGTTATGGTTTATCTCCATGATAATGTTACGTTATATCTGGCGCTTTCTCCACGTAGTCGGTTTACACAATCCTGCCAGTCCTGCAAAGAATCTTTATAAGAGACATAAAATCGAGAAAAATTATAAGGTTTGGATCCGGAATAATAAACGAATGCTAATCTGCGGACACACACACAGACCGCATTTTCCAAAAGCGAAGGAACTGCCTTATTACAATACCGGCTGCTGTATCCACTCAAAGGGTTTAACAGGCATCGAAATCATTAATGATACCATCAATTTGGTTGAATGGAGAATAAAAGCAGATGATGATGGTGCTCTTAATATCGTAAGAACTATAGTTCGGGGCCCTGAAAAGATTTGTAAATATCAGAAGGATAATTTCCCAGAAAAATAA
- a CDS encoding carbohydrate-binding domain-containing protein: MTKRNRVQKSLSLVIILCLILFTGCSNKNSSSIANSSNKTSDRDANTTPKSDTKAVITSTVTQTTGEYSEKDLDASWDGASAVKITFENKNITGSDSSVNVKDNTVTITKAGTYVLSGTLTDGNIVVEAGDNDNVKLVLNNASISSSTTAPIYVKNAKNVYITLADSSTNTITDAANYVYEDDSTDEPSAAIFSKADLTINGNGSLNVTANYNNAIQSKDDLKIIAGTINVTSVDDGIIGKDSVSIKSGNITVNATGDAIKSTNSEDSSKGYLIIDDGAFYITSGADGFQAETSLIVNNGEFQITTGGGSKNAAPKANSDFGGGFGGDSRQRPSFGDSNSDSNSETDGTSSATSPQNSQGGSTSSIENESTSAKAFKSGSVLTVNGGTFTTDSADDSFHSNGTLTMTDGIYTISSGDDGIHADSELNLSVNKLDIKKSYEGIESAAININSGNITIVSSDDGLNASSSSENTSADSSQRGFGSSGNGVLIINGGIITVNAEGDGLDANGSITMNDGTVYVSGPTNDGNGPLDYDTTFAMNGGTIIAAGSSGMAQAPSEDSKQYSVAYVFDNVQSGGTEITLKDASGEELLSYTPDKNYQYIMISSPQLEKDNKYTLYSGKNSLYTFTVTNTVNANTTLQTTGGPGGFGGGKGGPGNEGPGGKFGGSSDGSGESAPNNSDNSNSTDNGSGT, encoded by the coding sequence ATGACAAAACGAAATAGAGTTCAAAAAAGCTTAAGTTTGGTAATCATACTATGCCTAATACTATTTACCGGGTGCTCCAATAAAAATAGCAGCTCAATAGCCAATAGCTCTAATAAAACATCTGATAGAGATGCCAATACAACTCCCAAATCTGATACAAAAGCTGTTATCACTAGCACTGTAACGCAAACAACCGGTGAATATAGCGAAAAGGATTTAGATGCTTCCTGGGACGGAGCATCTGCCGTAAAGATTACCTTTGAGAATAAGAACATAACAGGGAGCGACAGCAGTGTTAATGTAAAAGATAATACTGTTACCATTACCAAAGCAGGTACTTATGTGCTAAGCGGCACCTTAACCGATGGAAATATAGTAGTGGAAGCCGGTGATAATGATAATGTCAAGCTTGTATTAAATAATGCTTCAATCTCAAGCAGTACTACTGCACCTATTTACGTTAAGAATGCTAAAAATGTATATATTACATTAGCAGACTCAAGCACTAATACTATAACTGATGCAGCCAACTATGTCTATGAAGACGATTCCACTGACGAGCCAAGTGCTGCTATCTTTTCAAAGGCAGACTTAACCATCAATGGCAACGGCAGTCTGAATGTCACTGCAAACTATAACAATGCCATACAATCTAAAGATGATTTAAAGATTATAGCTGGAACAATTAATGTAACTTCAGTGGACGATGGAATCATCGGAAAAGATTCCGTATCCATTAAAAGCGGAAATATAACCGTAAATGCAACAGGTGATGCCATAAAGTCCACTAATTCAGAAGACTCCAGTAAAGGCTATCTTATCATTGACGACGGTGCATTTTATATAACCAGCGGAGCTGACGGCTTTCAGGCAGAAACTAGCCTGATTGTAAATAACGGAGAATTTCAGATCACAACAGGCGGTGGAAGTAAAAATGCTGCCCCGAAAGCAAATAGTGACTTTGGAGGAGGGTTTGGTGGTGATAGCAGACAAAGACCGTCCTTCGGCGATAGTAATTCTGATTCAAATTCTGAAACCGATGGTACTTCCAGTGCAACTTCCCCGCAAAACTCTCAGGGAGGTTCTACTAGTTCTATCGAAAACGAAAGTACCAGTGCTAAAGCTTTTAAATCAGGTTCTGTCCTAACTGTTAATGGCGGTACTTTTACGACAGACAGTGCGGATGACAGTTTCCATAGCAATGGGACTTTAACTATGACAGATGGAATTTATACCATTTCATCCGGTGATGACGGTATACATGCAGATTCAGAACTTAACCTTTCCGTTAATAAGCTCGATATTAAGAAAAGTTATGAAGGAATCGAAAGTGCAGCAATTAATATAAACAGCGGTAATATTACTATAGTATCCAGCGATGACGGATTAAATGCTTCCAGCAGCAGTGAAAATACTTCTGCAGACAGCAGCCAGAGAGGTTTTGGATCGAGCGGGAACGGGGTACTTATTATTAATGGCGGAATAATAACCGTAAACGCTGAAGGAGACGGTCTTGACGCTAACGGCTCAATTACCATGAATGACGGAACTGTATATGTATCTGGTCCCACCAATGACGGCAACGGCCCCCTTGATTATGATACTACCTTTGCAATGAATGGTGGAACAATAATAGCAGCCGGAAGCTCCGGTATGGCACAGGCTCCTTCCGAGGATTCCAAGCAATATTCCGTTGCTTATGTCTTTGATAATGTGCAGTCAGGCGGCACAGAGATAACCTTAAAGGATGCCAGCGGTGAAGAACTTCTATCCTATACACCTGATAAGAATTATCAGTATATTATGATATCCTCTCCTCAATTAGAAAAGGATAATAAATACACCTTATATTCAGGCAAAAACAGCTTATATACCTTTACTGTCACTAACACTGTAAATGCCAATACAACCCTTCAAACTACCGGAGGACCCGGAGGTTTTGGCGGCGGCAAAGGCGGCCCTGGTAATGAAGGTCCTGGTGGAAAATTTGGTGGCAGCAGCGATGGCAGCGGGGAAAGTGCCCCAAATAACAGTGATAATTCAAACAGCACTGACAATGGTTCCGGTACCTGA
- a CDS encoding polyphosphate polymerase domain-containing protein — translation MNQIKNNIFERVEKKYLLTVMKYELLRERLLPYMEMDQYGLHTICNIYYDTEDYELVRTSIEGPVYKEKLRLRSYGVPDNDSPVFLEIKKKYKGIVYKRRVSMTLEESARYLNHGIKPASDSQILREIDYFLRFHKPIPKVYLAYDRIALFGIEDSEIRITFDQNIRSRMTELDLSEGDSGKYLLRKGDVLMEIKVPYAYPLWLAGVLSDLEIYPVSFSKYGNVYKNQLIDERNESLCLQAL, via the coding sequence ATGAACCAGATAAAAAATAATATTTTCGAACGGGTAGAAAAAAAATACCTGTTAACCGTTATGAAGTATGAATTACTAAGAGAAAGATTACTACCCTATATGGAAATGGACCAATACGGACTACATACCATCTGCAATATCTATTATGACACCGAAGACTATGAGCTGGTACGAACCTCCATTGAAGGTCCAGTTTATAAAGAAAAGCTTCGCCTTCGAAGTTATGGTGTACCAGATAATGATTCCCCGGTTTTTCTGGAAATCAAGAAGAAATACAAGGGGATTGTTTACAAAAGAAGGGTATCCATGACCTTAGAAGAATCTGCAAGATATTTAAATCATGGAATAAAACCCGCTTCAGACAGTCAGATTCTAAGAGAAATTGACTACTTCTTACGTTTCCACAAACCAATTCCGAAAGTTTATCTGGCTTATGACCGAATTGCACTCTTTGGTATAGAAGATTCCGAAATCCGAATTACTTTTGACCAAAATATTAGAAGCCGAATGACTGAACTTGACTTAAGTGAAGGCGATAGCGGTAAATATCTCCTTCGTAAAGGTGATGTACTAATGGAAATAAAAGTTCCCTATGCCTATCCTTTATGGCTTGCCGGTGTCTTATCAGATTTAGAAATCTACCCTGTTTCTTTTTCAAAATATGGTAATGTTTATAAAAATCAATTAATCGATGAAAGGAATGAAAGCTTATGTTTACAAGCATTATAG
- a CDS encoding M48 family metallopeptidase produces MVYSKRKTISLEIKAEGRIIARIPNLLPDKEIRRIIEINKSKLYSKYKEYYMEGNHQLLGAKGYGDIYYNGATLPFVLGDIKLILEKGHGIEDSKIYYRRLTDGSRTLTVITDSEDFDFIRNCITNWYRKYAKETLAKKTVYYSKLMQTSYNRLTVKEQKTRWGSCSSKGNLNFNWKLMMMPEAAIDYVVVHELAHRKHMNHSSSFWREVEKTLPDYRDRREWLKKNGRYFSIY; encoded by the coding sequence GTGGTATATTCAAAACGAAAAACCATCAGCCTGGAGATTAAAGCAGAAGGCAGGATAATCGCCAGAATACCAAATTTATTACCGGATAAAGAAATCAGGAGAATTATAGAAATAAATAAATCAAAATTATATTCTAAATACAAAGAATATTACATGGAGGGGAATCATCAGCTCTTAGGAGCAAAAGGATATGGTGATATCTATTACAACGGTGCAACCCTTCCCTTTGTACTGGGAGATATAAAGCTTATCCTTGAAAAAGGCCATGGGATAGAAGATTCAAAAATTTATTATCGGAGGCTTACGGATGGAAGCAGAACTCTTACGGTCATTACTGATTCGGAGGATTTTGACTTCATACGAAATTGCATCACCAACTGGTATCGGAAATATGCCAAGGAAACCTTGGCCAAAAAGACTGTTTATTACAGCAAGCTAATGCAGACGAGTTACAACAGACTCACAGTAAAAGAGCAGAAAACCAGATGGGGCAGCTGCAGCAGTAAAGGCAATCTGAATTTCAACTGGAAATTAATGATGATGCCTGAGGCAGCCATAGACTATGTTGTTGTTCATGAATTGGCGCATCGGAAGCATATGAATCATTCGTCTTCTTTTTGGAGAGAAGTCGAGAAAACACTGCCGGATTACAGAGATAGAAGAGAATGGCTTAAGAAAAACGGACGATATTTTTCAATCTACTAA
- a CDS encoding arsenate reductase family protein encodes MLFLWYPKCTTCQKAKKWLDDNNIIYEARDIKTDNPTAVELKEWHKISGMPLKRFFNTSGMLYKEYGLKDKLPDMKEEEQIDILASDGMLVKRPLIIDGDKVLIGFKEEDWIVLK; translated from the coding sequence ATGCTATTTTTATGGTACCCCAAATGTACAACATGTCAGAAAGCAAAGAAGTGGTTAGATGACAATAATATTATATATGAAGCAAGAGATATAAAAACAGACAATCCTACGGCTGTAGAATTAAAAGAATGGCACAAAATAAGCGGTATGCCGCTAAAACGATTTTTTAATACCAGCGGAATGCTGTATAAGGAATATGGATTAAAAGACAAGCTGCCAGATATGAAAGAGGAAGAACAGATAGATATCCTTGCCTCAGATGGGATGCTTGTTAAAAGACCATTGATTATTGATGGAGATAAGGTATTAATAGGATTTAAGGAAGAGGATTGGATTGTATTGAAGTAG
- the larE gene encoding ATP-dependent sacrificial sulfur transferase LarE has translation MELQEKFELLKKNLSALDSLCIAFSGGVDSTFLLKAAFDVLGDKVLAITARSSTYPEREYKEAVEFTAKYGIPHEVILSEELDVDGFSDNPVNRCYLCKNELFDKISDIAKTKGISYIAEGSNIDDLGDYRPGLTAVSEHKVLSPLRQAELTKEEIRILSKEMGLPTWNKPAFACLSSRFPYGQKITREKLAMVDKAEQFLLDHGFRQVRVRHHGDIGRIEVGQPEMEKFLNLELMKEVQEYFKSLGFSYTALDLKGYRTGSMNETL, from the coding sequence ATGGAATTACAAGAAAAATTTGAATTATTAAAGAAGAATCTTTCAGCTCTTGACAGTCTTTGTATTGCCTTCTCCGGCGGTGTAGATTCTACCTTTTTATTAAAAGCAGCTTTTGATGTTTTAGGTGATAAGGTTCTGGCTATCACTGCCCGCTCTTCCACTTATCCGGAGAGAGAATACAAAGAAGCAGTTGAATTTACTGCCAAATACGGTATTCCTCATGAAGTTATCCTGTCTGAAGAACTTGATGTAGACGGTTTTTCAGATAACCCGGTTAACCGCTGCTATTTATGTAAGAATGAACTGTTTGATAAAATTAGCGATATTGCAAAAACGAAGGGAATCTCTTATATAGCGGAAGGCTCTAACATAGATGATTTAGGGGATTATCGTCCTGGACTAACAGCTGTCTCTGAACATAAAGTGTTAAGCCCTCTTCGTCAGGCTGAACTTACGAAAGAAGAAATCCGTATATTATCGAAAGAAATGGGACTCCCCACCTGGAATAAACCTGCCTTTGCCTGTCTCTCCTCAAGATTTCCCTATGGTCAGAAGATAACCAGAGAAAAGCTTGCGATGGTAGATAAGGCTGAGCAATTCCTATTAGATCATGGTTTCCGCCAGGTACGTGTAAGGCATCATGGCGATATCGGAAGGATTGAAGTTGGACAGCCGGAAATGGAAAAATTCCTGAATTTAGAACTTATGAAGGAAGTTCAGGAGTATTTTAAAAGTCTTGGTTTTTCCTATACAGCTTTAGATTTAAAAGGATACAGAACAGGTAGTATGAACGAGACATTATAG